A stretch of Dryobates pubescens isolate bDryPub1 chromosome 24, bDryPub1.pri, whole genome shotgun sequence DNA encodes these proteins:
- the ELMOD2 gene encoding ELMO domain-containing protein 2 isoform X1 has translation MKMLVYFWGFLYSNYLRFWLKWIVRLLTRKCELQRLLDGSAAGARRTLSVEHSLESSKNKVLRNAVHAEEADVEKCVKDVMQEKKIEQKDTGFKTNLHLSLLQISGYKKLYLNVENLRKVPYDSENKEHEEQLIELWNLLMPHESLKARISKQWCDIGFQGDDPKTDFRGMGLLGLVNLVYFSKHYTDEARQILSRSNHPQLGYSYAIVGINLTEMAYSLLKNGALKSHLYNMVSGLPQMEHFHQFYCYLVYEFDKFWFEEEPESIMHFNHYREKFHEKIKSLLLDYNVVLTLQNTKKP, from the exons ATG AAGATGTTGGTATACTTCTGGGGGTTCCTGTACAGCAACTACCTCCGCTTCTGGCTGAAGTGGATCGTGAGGCTGCTGACGCGCAAATGCGAACTGCAGCGGCTCCTGGACGGCTCCGCGGCGGGCGCCCGGCGGACGCTGAGCGTAG AACACTCACTGGAATCGTCAAAGAATAAG GTTTTGAGGAATGCTGTACATGCTGAGGAGGCTGATGTGGAGAAGTGTGTCAAAGATGTAATGCAAGAGAAGAAAATCGAACAGAAGGACACAGG GTTTAAGACAAATCTGCATCTATCCTTACTGCAGATATCAGGGTACAAAAAACTTTATCTGAACGTGGAAAACCTGAGGAAGGTCCCTTACGACTCGGAGAACAAAGAACACGAGGAACAGTTAATTGAG CTTTGGAATTTGCTGATGCCTCATGAGAGCCTGAAGGCCAGAATCTCCAAGCAGTGGTGTGACATTGGCTTCCAAGGTGATGATCCCAAAACAGACTTCAGAGGAATGGGCCTGCTGGGATTAGTGAATCTAGT GTATTTCAGTAAGCATTACACCGACGAAGCTCGGCAGATCCTTTCCCGGTCAAACCACCCACAGCTGGG ATATTCTTATGCAATAGTTGGGATCAATCTAACAGAAATGGCCTACAGCTTACTTAAGAACGGTGCTTTGAAGTCTCATCTGTACAACATGGTCTCTGGATTGCCACAGATGGAGCACTTCCATCAATTTTACT GTTACCTGGTTTATGAGTTTGACAAGTTCTGGTTTGAAGAAGAACCAGAAAGCATTATGCACTTCAACCACTACAGGGAGAAATTCCATGAGAAAATCAAGAGCCTCCTCCTGGATTATAACGTGGTACTCACCttacaaaacacaaagaaaccttga
- the ELMOD2 gene encoding ELMO domain-containing protein 2 isoform X2 produces MLVYFWGFLYSNYLRFWLKWIVRLLTRKCELQRLLDGSAAGARRTLSVEHSLESSKNKVLRNAVHAEEADVEKCVKDVMQEKKIEQKDTGFKTNLHLSLLQISGYKKLYLNVENLRKVPYDSENKEHEEQLIELWNLLMPHESLKARISKQWCDIGFQGDDPKTDFRGMGLLGLVNLVYFSKHYTDEARQILSRSNHPQLGYSYAIVGINLTEMAYSLLKNGALKSHLYNMVSGLPQMEHFHQFYCYLVYEFDKFWFEEEPESIMHFNHYREKFHEKIKSLLLDYNVVLTLQNTKKP; encoded by the exons ATGTTGGTATACTTCTGGGGGTTCCTGTACAGCAACTACCTCCGCTTCTGGCTGAAGTGGATCGTGAGGCTGCTGACGCGCAAATGCGAACTGCAGCGGCTCCTGGACGGCTCCGCGGCGGGCGCCCGGCGGACGCTGAGCGTAG AACACTCACTGGAATCGTCAAAGAATAAG GTTTTGAGGAATGCTGTACATGCTGAGGAGGCTGATGTGGAGAAGTGTGTCAAAGATGTAATGCAAGAGAAGAAAATCGAACAGAAGGACACAGG GTTTAAGACAAATCTGCATCTATCCTTACTGCAGATATCAGGGTACAAAAAACTTTATCTGAACGTGGAAAACCTGAGGAAGGTCCCTTACGACTCGGAGAACAAAGAACACGAGGAACAGTTAATTGAG CTTTGGAATTTGCTGATGCCTCATGAGAGCCTGAAGGCCAGAATCTCCAAGCAGTGGTGTGACATTGGCTTCCAAGGTGATGATCCCAAAACAGACTTCAGAGGAATGGGCCTGCTGGGATTAGTGAATCTAGT GTATTTCAGTAAGCATTACACCGACGAAGCTCGGCAGATCCTTTCCCGGTCAAACCACCCACAGCTGGG ATATTCTTATGCAATAGTTGGGATCAATCTAACAGAAATGGCCTACAGCTTACTTAAGAACGGTGCTTTGAAGTCTCATCTGTACAACATGGTCTCTGGATTGCCACAGATGGAGCACTTCCATCAATTTTACT GTTACCTGGTTTATGAGTTTGACAAGTTCTGGTTTGAAGAAGAACCAGAAAGCATTATGCACTTCAACCACTACAGGGAGAAATTCCATGAGAAAATCAAGAGCCTCCTCCTGGATTATAACGTGGTACTCACCttacaaaacacaaagaaaccttga